From a single Lolium rigidum isolate FL_2022 chromosome 7, APGP_CSIRO_Lrig_0.1, whole genome shotgun sequence genomic region:
- the LOC124671854 gene encoding SUPPRESSOR OF GAMMA RESPONSE 1-like — translation MAKRSSLVIEPSRRGEGCLLPWGKHCGERHGGHVVVFPSRAYLRARSGHPHAHLITCPEVPFPPDALRSLSPRSALRLPSPVPDRPGAASRRSAAGRPWQGLASLQYCCLLVCDGAGTCALIAAWQSLSLIINGKIIAAMIRNSSIEIKELIATTWKECASCEYHMHNDDVSSQWPGLPVGVKFDPTDQELLRHLEGKVGRAASHVLIDNFIPTIKEEEGICYTHPENLPGIKMDGSSSHFFHKISNAYEVGKRKRRKISNSIANDCDETITWHKTGKSSRILDNGVIKGWKKILVLHQHCNGEKVKTNWTMHQCHLGAAAGEKHGELVVSRVFWRVKNNTGKSQMHAADAESGSSAVKINPTTPNMYPPLPRHLSCSPLETERNQNEEEPGSSAVQGYAALPPLCNADIHENSTPLNLDSTFGGFTDFDSILLSTLPEFPNLIDSFD, via the exons ATGGCAAAGCGGAGTTCACTGGTCATTGAGCCAAGCAGGAGAGGGGAGGGTTGCTTGTTACCGTGGGGAAAACATTGTGGAGAGAGGCACGGTGGTCACGTTGTGGTCTTCCCATCCCGCGCCTATTTAAGGGCACGCTCCGGCCACCCGCACGCCCACCTCATCACTTGCCCAGAAGTTCCCTTCCCACCGGATGCTCTCCGCTCCCTCTCTCCCCGCTCCGCTCTCAGGCTCCCCAGTCCAGTCCCCGACCGCCCCGGAGCAGCCTCCCGTCGCAGCGCAGCCGGGCGTCCATGGCAAG GTTTGGCTTCCCTTCAGTATTGCTGCCTGCTAGTATGTGATGGTGCAGGTACGTGCGCTCTGATTGCGGCTTGGCAGTCCCT GTCATTGATTATTAATGGCAAGATAATTGCTGCGATGATTAGAAACTCAAGTATAGAAATCAAGGAATTGATTGCAACAACATGGAAGGAGTGCGCAAGTTGCGAATATCACATGCACAATGACGAT GTTTCATCACAGTGGCCAGGACTCCCTGTTGGTGTTAAGTTTGATCCAACTGATCAGGAACTGCTCAGACACTTGGAAGGAAAGGTTGGGAGGGCAGCATCTCATGTACTAATAGATAATTTTATTCCAACGATAAAGGAGGAGGAAGGAATCTGCTATACACATCCCGAAAATCTCCCTG GTATCAAGATGGATGGGAGCAGCAGCCATTTCTTCCACAAAATATCAAATGCTTATGAAGTTGGCAAGCGTAAGCGTCGCAAGATCAGCAATAGTATTGCTAATGATTGTGATGAGACGATCACATGGCACAAGACTGGAAAATCTTCACGCATCTTGGATAATGGCGTCATAAAAGGCTGGAAGAAAATACTGGTTCTTCACCAACACTGCAATGGAGAGAAAGTTAAAACTAACTGGACGATGCATCAGTGTCACCTTGGGGCAGCGGCAGGTGAAAAGCACGGGGAGCTTGTTGTGTCGAGAGTCTTTTGGCGGGTTAAAAACAACACTGGCAAGTCGCAGATGCATGCTGCTGATGCCGAATCCGGTTCATCTGCTGTGAAAATCAATCCTACAACACCAAATATGTACCCTCCACTGCCTCGTCACCTAAGCTGTAGCCCATTGGAAACGGAGCGGAATCAG AATGAGGAAGAGCCCGGCTCATCTGCTGTTCAGGGCTATGCGGCACTGCCTCCACTGTGCAACGCCGACATCCATGAGAATTCGACGCCTCTCAACTTGGATTCTACGTTCGGCGGATTCACTGACTTCGATTCTATCTTGTTGTCAACGCTTCCTGAGTTTCCCAATCTCATT GATAGCTTTGACTAG